The following coding sequences lie in one Chanos chanos chromosome 4, fChaCha1.1, whole genome shotgun sequence genomic window:
- the LOC115810711 gene encoding syntaxin-11-like: protein MRDRLSHLQALSDSNGHLEELEYAESVSESSFSNVDLEDDFPQQAVIFDNSDDMETVFDEAQDIRKEIQLIRLDVKRLREQNSRILSEPTRTSTIKRDSNAIACDIKSRGEDTLARLRKMDAHAKELEEEHGVNSAVARIARTQYAGLSNNFRDAMMDYNEAEMNHRETCKAHIQRQMEIVGREVTGDEIEEMLENGQWNVFTENILTEGKTARSALNQIESRHRDLLELESRIKSIHEVFLDVAMLVEEQGPMIDYIFTNVQKTDALLGEALIRLGKAKRHDKNNPFKKMFCGCFPCFK, encoded by the coding sequence ATGAGGGACAGACTAAGTCACTTGCAGGCCCTCTCTGACTCTAACGGGCATCTAGAGGAACTGGAATATGCTGAGTCTGTCTCCGAGTCTTCATTCAGCAATGTTGACTTGGAGGATGACTTCCCACAGCAAGCTGTCATTTTTGACAATAGTGATGACATGGAGACTGTGTTTGACGAGGCACAGGACATTAGAAAGGAAATTCAGCTCATTCGTCTGGATGTAAAACGTCTTCGGGAGCAGAACAGTCGAATACTGAGTGAGCCAACCCGCACCAGCACCATTAAACGAGATTCAAATGCGATTGCCTGTGACATAAAGTCTCGCGGGGAGGACACGTTGGCACGTCTTCGCAAAATGGATGCCCACGCCAAGGAACTGGAGGAGGAACACGGTGTTAACTCAGCTGTAGCACGCATTGCTCGTACTCAGTATGCTGGCCTTAGTAATAATTTTCGCGATGCCATGATGGACTACAATGAGGCGGAAATGAACCACCGAGAGACTTGCAAAGCTCACATCCAGAGGCAGATGGAGATCGTTGGACGGGAGGTCACAGGAGATGAGATCGAGGAGATGCTGGAGAACGGTCAGTGGAACGTCTTCACCGAAAACATTCTGACTGAAGGCAAAACGGCACGTTCCGCTCTTAATCAGATCGAGAGCCGGCATCGAGACCTACTGGAGCTGGAGAGCCGAATCAAAAGTATCCACGAGGTGTTTCTGGATGTGGCCATGCTTGTGGAGGAGCAAGGGCCAATGATAGACTATATTTTCACCAATGTCCAGAAGACAGATGCATTGCTGGGGGAGGCACTGATTAGGCTTGGCAAAGCCAAGAGGCACGACAAAAACAACCCATTTAAAAAGATGTTCTGTGGGTGCTTCCCATGCTTCAAGTGA
- the stx11b.2 gene encoding syntaxin-11b.2, producing MRDRLSHLQALSGGNGYLEGLEYTQSASPTTDKDQAESHQDSNPEMEAVFDEAQDARLEIQLIRLEVKRLREQNSRMLTEATPTSSDSNAIASDIKKRGEGMLVRLHKMDANAKKLEEEHGVNSAVARIARTQYASLSNSFRDAMMDYNEAEMSHRETCKAHIQRQMEIVGREVTGDQIEEMLENGQWNVFTQNLLSEGKTARSALNQIESRHMELLELESRIRGIHEVFLDVAMLVEEQQSMVDYIHTNVQKTDVEIKGVLLKLETAKRHDRNNPFKKLLFWNKR from the coding sequence ATGAGGGACAGACTGAGCCACCTGCAGGCTCTGTCTGGGGGCAATGGATATCTGGAGGGGTTGGAATATACTCAGTCTGCCTCACCTACCACTGACAAGGACCAGGCAGAATCCCACCAGGACAGTAACCCTGAAATGGAGGCTGTATTTGATGAGGCGCAGGATGCCCGACTTGAGATTCAACTAATCCGTCTAGAAGTCAAGCGTCTTAGAGAACAGAACTCGCGTATGCTGACTGAGGCAACACCCACCAGTAGTGATTCAAATGCTATTGCTAGTGACATCAAAAAACGTGGAGAAGGTATGCTGGTACGCCTTCACAAAATGGATGCCAATGCCAAGAAACTCGAGGAGGAACACGGTGTCAACTCGGCGGTAGCCCGCATCGCCCGCACTCAGTACGCCAGCCTTAGCAACAGTTTCCGCGATGCCATGATGGACTACAATGAAGCAGAGATGAGCCACCGAGAGACTTGCAAAGCTCACATCCAGAGGCAGATGGAGATCGTTGGACGGGAGGTTACAGGAGATCAGATCGAGGAGATGCTGGAGAACGGTCAGTGGAACGTCTTCACACAGAATCTTCTGAGCGAAGGCAAAACAGCACGCTCCGCTCTTAATCAGATCGAGAGTCGACATATGGAATTGCTGGAGTTGGAGAGTCGTATTCGGGGCATCCATGAGGTGTTTTTGGATGTGGCCATGCTTGTTGAAGAGCAGCAGTCAATGGTAGACTACATTCATACCAACGTGCAAAAAACAGATGTGGAAATAAAGGGGGTTCTGCTCAAGCTAGAAACAGCCAAGAGGCATGACAGAAACAACCCTTTCAAGAAGCTCCTCTTCTGGAACAAACGTTAA
- the LOC115810245 gene encoding syntaxin-11-like, producing the protein MRDRLCHLQTIAEEESSEEEWNPSSHEEDEDLDQEAVIFEEESTTMNDILKESQSLRKEITLLRLDVERLQKEGSRFCQSVRRLSGIQRDTNTISSAIRVRGEAILGRIQKLGKLKEELEESHGKNAAVVRVAQAQYVTLSHSFHEVMTNYNAAELEEREKCRERIQRQAEILKKEVTVDQIDQIIQEGGWGAFSEELQTDGRSSRWALNQIKERHKELLKLEARLKEVHELFQDMAMLVEEQGAMLNNIEANVVATDDYLGKVNEQFKTAIKYRKKNPCFQMFCGCFPCWKQATG; encoded by the coding sequence ATGAGGGACAGACTGTGCCACTTACAGACCATAGCGGAGGAGGAGTCCAGTGAAGAAGAGTGGAACCCATCTTCtcatgaggaagatgaagatcTGGACCAGGAAGCAGTGATCTTCGAGGAGGAGTCCACAACCATGAACGACATTTTAAAAGAATCGCAGTCCTTGAGAAAAGAGATTACTCTCCTCCGCTTAGATGTGGAACGGCTTCAGAAGGAGGGATCACGGTTCTGTCAGTCTGTTCGCCGACTCAGTGGCATCCAACGTGACACCAACACCATCTCAAGCGCCATCCGAGTCCGCGGCGAGGCAATACTTGGGCGGATACAGAAGCTGGGCAAACTCAAGGAGGAGTTGGAGGAGAGTCACGGCAAGAACGCGGCCGTGGTTCGGGTGGCGCAGGCTCAGTATGTCACCTTGAGCCACTCCTTCCACGAGGTCATGACCAATTACAATGCCGCAGAGCTGGAAGAACGAGAGAAATGCCGGGAGCGAATCCAACGTCAAGCAGAAATCCTCAAGAAAGAGGTGACTGTGGATCAGATCGATCAAATTATCCAAGAAGGAGGATGGGGTGCTTTTTCAGAGGAGCTTCAGACGGACGGACGGTCATCTCGCTGGGCACTGAACCAGATTAAAGAACGACATAAGGAGCTGCTAAAACTTGAGGCCAGGTTGAAAGAAGTCCATGAACTCTTCCAAGACATGGCGATGCTGGTTGAGGAACAGGGTGCAATGCTGAATAATATTGAAGCTAACGTTGTAGCCACCGATGACTATCTGGGGAAAGTGAACGAACAGTTTAAAACTGCTATCAAATACCGCAAGAAAAATCcatgttttcagatgttttgtgGATGTTTCCCATGTTGGAAACAAGCTACAGGGTGA